Within the Pengzhenrongella sicca genome, the region GAGGACGAGGTCGTCCACGCGGATCACAGGGGGGGCGGACACGCGAACAGCGTACGCACCGCCGGGGTCGCCCTCCGCGCGCCCCGGGACGCCGGACCCGGCGGTCAGGACCGCTCGAGGAACTCCTCGCGCTCGCCGGCGAGCTGCTGCTCGATCGCGTCGCGGAGCTCGGGGTGGCGCGCGAGCGTCGGGTCGGCGGCGACGAGCGCCGACGCGTCCACCCGCGTCTGGGCGATGAGGTCGCCGTCGCGGGTCACGCGGAGCAGGCGCAGGGAGCTCGCGCCGCCGGACTGGGCGGCGCCGAGCACGTCGCCCTCGCGGCGCAGCTCGAGGTCGACGTCCGCGAGCGCGAAGCCGTCGGTCGTCTGCGCGAGCGTGCGCAACCGGGTGGCCGACGGGCGGCCCGGGTCGTCGTCGACCGCCCCGGAGACCAGCAGGCACAGGCCCGGCGCGCTGCCCCGACCCACCCGGCCGCGCAGCTGGTGGAGCTGCGAGATCCCGAACCGGTCGGCGTCCAGCACGACCATGACCGTCGCCTCCGCGACGTCGACGCCGACCTCGATGACCGTCGTGGACACGAGCACCTGGAGCTGGCCCGCGGCGAACTTCGCCATCGCAGTCTCCTTGTCGTCCGCCGACATCCGCCCGTGCAGCACGCCGATCTCGACGCCCGCGAGCGCCGGCAGCGCGCGCAGCTCGTCCGCGACCTCGAGCACGGCGCGCAACGGGCGGCGCGCGCGGGACTCACCGGCGCCCTCGTCGAGGTCGAGCGCGAGCAGGTCGGCGCCGTCCTCGTCGTCGCCCGTCCGCGCGCCCGGCCGCTGGCGGTCGCCCGCGCCGCCCGCGCGCGGCTCGTCGGGGTCGATCCGGGGACAGACGACGTACACGCGGTGGAACGCGTCGACCTCCTCGCGCACGCGCCGCCACGTGCGGTCCATCCAGCGCGCGTTCTCGGCGGCGACGACGTGTGTCGTCACGCCGCTGCGACCGGCCGGCACCTCGCGCAGCGTCGAGGTCTCGAGGTCGCCGAACGCGGTCATCGCGACGGTCCGCGGGATCGGGGTGGCGGTCATCACCAGCAGGTGCGGCGCGCTGGCGGCCTTCGCCCGCAGCAGGTCCCGCTGCTCGACACCGAAGCGGTGCTGCTCGTCGACGACGACGAGACCGAGGTCGGCGAACTGGACGTTCTCGCTCAGCAACGCGTGCGTGCCGACGACGATGCCCGCGCGGCCGCTCGCGGCGTCGAGCAGGTTCTCGCGCCGGGCCACCGCGCCCTGGGAGCCGGTGAGCAGCGCGACCCGCGTGCCGTCGTCGTCGCCGCCGAGGAAGCCGCCCTCGGCCAACGACCCGAGCAGGGCCCGCAGCGTGCGCACGTGCTGCGACGCGAGCACCTCGGTCGGGGCGAGCAGCGCGGCCTGCCCGCCGGCGTCGACCACCTGAAGCATCGCGCGCAGCGCGACGACGGTCTTGCCGGAGCCGACCTCGCCCTGCAGCAGCCGCTGCATCGGCTGCGCGCGCGCGAGGTCGCGCGCGAGCTCCACGCCGACCTCGCGCTGCCCGGCCGTGAGCGTGAACGGCAGCTGGGCGTCGAACCGGTCGAGCAGGCCGCCGACCACGCCCGGCCGGGCCGTCGCCTCCTGGCTCGCGGCCTCGGCGCGCCGGCGCGCCAGCGCCGCCTGCAGCACGAACGCCTCCTCGTACCGCAGCCGGTGCATGCCCCGGCGCGACTGGTCGTCCGTGAAGGGCTCGTGCACGTCGCGCAGCGCCTCGTACAGCGTCGACAGCGTGCGCTCCTGGCGCAGCGCCGCA harbors:
- a CDS encoding ATP-dependent DNA helicase RecG is translated as MTAELGDEVDQPVGRLVEPLAKVLGPRTAGPLGKLGLHTTGDLLRHYPRRYNEPGQLTDLSSIQVGEHVTVMAQVRQATVRQVRSGGYMLAAVVTDGSRSLNLTFFAKAKRPLHGHEIKLRAGRVGLFTGTVSLYQRTRQLTHPDYVIVGVDVDDEAEALVEAGRPIPIYPASASIPSWRIQTSVRTVLGPLTEADVPDPLPAALRQERTLSTLYEALRDVHEPFTDDQSRRGMHRLRYEEAFVLQAALARRRAEAASQEATARPGVVGGLLDRFDAQLPFTLTAGQREVGVELARDLARAQPMQRLLQGEVGSGKTVVALRAMLQVVDAGGQAALLAPTEVLASQHVRTLRALLGSLAEGGFLGGDDDGTRVALLTGSQGAVARRENLLDAASGRAGIVVGTHALLSENVQFADLGLVVVDEQHRFGVEQRDLLRAKAASAPHLLVMTATPIPRTVAMTAFGDLETSTLREVPAGRSGVTTHVVAAENARWMDRTWRRVREEVDAFHRVYVVCPRIDPDEPRAGGAGDRQRPGARTGDDEDGADLLALDLDEGAGESRARRPLRAVLEVADELRALPALAGVEIGVLHGRMSADDKETAMAKFAAGQLQVLVSTTVIEVGVDVAEATVMVVLDADRFGISQLHQLRGRVGRGSAPGLCLLVSGAVDDDPGRPSATRLRTLAQTTDGFALADVDLELRREGDVLGAAQSGGASSLRLLRVTRDGDLIAQTRVDASALVAADPTLARHPELRDAIEQQLAGEREEFLERS